The DNA region CTCGACGAGCTGATCCTGGGGCTCAAGCGCATCGGCGACGAAATTCACATGGAAGTGACCATCCGGCTACGCGGTGACAAGGCGCGCAAGCGGGCGGCCATCTTGGTCAGCAAAGAGGCTCACTGCCTGGAAAAACTGCTCGCCGATCGCACGGCCGGATTGATGAACGGCGACCTGGTTGCGGTGATGTCAAATCATGACTTGTTACGACCGGTCGCCGAACCGCACGGGTTGCCGTTCCACTGGCACCCCTCGGCCGACAAGGCCGCGCACGAAGCCTTCATCCTCGAACGCCTGCGCCAGTATCAGGTCGATCTCGTGGTGCTGGCGCGTTACATGCAAATCCTGTCGCCCCAATTCGTGGCGCGCTACCCCCACCGCATCATCAACATCCATCCGTCGCTGCTGCCGTACCATCCGGGTGCCAACGCCTATAAACAGGCCTGGGAGGAGGGCGTGCGGGTCTCGGGCTGCACCGCCCACTTCGTCACCGAGCAGCTCGACCAAGGGCCGGTCATCTTGCAGGACGTGTTTCACATCCGCGTCGGCGAGGATACGCTGGAAGAAGTCAAAGCCCGCGGCATGGCGCTCGAAGGCGCCGTGCTATCACAGGCGGTGCAGCTCTTCCTCAACGAACAGTTGGTGGTCAAAGACAAGAAAGTCATCTTCCGCCCCGGGCATTTTCCGTTGTGAAGTGTGCTGCCGGCGCGGCTCAGCTGTCGGAGGTGCGCGCGGCGACGACGCGCGGTCGCGGGGCGGGCTGGGCCGGAGCGCCGAACACCGAGCCGGTCACCGCCACCGTACGCTCGGCCTCTTCGAGGAACTGCACCCAGCGAATGTTGTAGTAACGCGGGTTGTCGAAATCCTCGTAGTGATATTGGCGAATGCTGATCGCCATCTCCCGGACCGCTTCTTCGATGTCGACCTTGGCATTGAAGCCGAGCCGCTGCTGGATCTTGCGGGCCGAGACGCGGTAGCTGCGCACGCCGCGGTAGCTGTAGTCGGGCACCACATCGACGCTCACGCCCATTGCGCGCAGCGCCGTGCGCACGCGTAGCGCCAGCTCCGAGATGCGCACGTTCTGGAAGGCGACGTTGAAGATCTGCCCGCCCACCAGCGCCGGCTCGGCCTCGATGCAGGCGATGTAGGCGCGCGCGGCGTCGCGCACATCGAGCAGCGGCCGCCACATCTCACCGCCGCAGTAGATCGTCATCGCACCCTTGGCCAGCGCGTCCTTGACGAAGGTGTTGACCACCAGGTCGTAACGCATGCGGGGCGAGAAGCCGTAGATCGTGCCCTTGCGCAGGATCACCGGACAGAAATCCGGCCCGGCCATCGCCAATAGCCGCTGCTCGGCCTCGTGTTTCGAGGTGGCGTAGGCCGCGCGCGGCCGCACCTCCGCGGTCTCGTCGAGCACCACGTCCCGGTCTTCATCCGTGACGCCCCGGTCGTAGATCGAGCACGACGAGGCGAACACGTAGCGCTGCACCCCGGCTTGGCGACACTGCTCGGCCAGGCGCACGGTGGCCACGGTGTTCATCTCGTGATTGGCCGTCGGGTTGTATTCGGCGGTGGGATCGTTGGAGAGTCCGGCGACGTTGACGACCGCGTCGACATCGCGGAAGGCTTCGGGCGGCAGTGCGCGCATGTCCGCCACCACCAGATCGATGCGGTCGCGGATGTCGCGGAGCCCCGCGTCGCCGAAGTACAGCCGGTCGGCCACACGCACGGCATAGCCGCGCTCCAACAGCTCGCGGGTCAGGACCGCTCCGACGTAACCCGCGCCGCCCACGATTAGAATCTGACTCACAGGTGAACCCCCTGCCGCTGCATCATAGGTGACCGATTCTATGGCGGGCCGAGCCGGCATTGCAACCGCAATTCGCGGGGCCTCGCCAAGCTTGCTCGCAGTTGCGGTCCCCATCCCAACCTTCCGCCCTTGACCGCGGGGGAGATAACCGGTTTGTTCCCCTTGTGCTCCCGTTACAATCAGCGGCGCTGTTGGCGATTGCATGTCTGGCGCTGTGCGCACTGGCCGGACGCCTGCGGTTCATCCACGACGAGTTTCCCACCCGCGGGCGGCGCGTTGCGGCGGCTGCGATGCTGGCCGGCATCCTCACGCTCGCGGTTTTCTACCCGGCC from Deltaproteobacteria bacterium includes:
- a CDS encoding formyltetrahydrofolate deformylase, with amino-acid sequence MSKQLAVISVIGNDQKGVVARVSTYLAGAGANIEDIEQRVVEGLFIMTMLVDLADLAVSLDELILGLKRIGDEIHMEVTIRLRGDKARKRAAILVSKEAHCLEKLLADRTAGLMNGDLVAVMSNHDLLRPVAEPHGLPFHWHPSADKAAHEAFILERLRQYQVDLVVLARYMQILSPQFVARYPHRIINIHPSLLPYHPGANAYKQAWEEGVRVSGCTAHFVTEQLDQGPVILQDVFHIRVGEDTLEEVKARGMALEGAVLSQAVQLFLNEQLVVKDKKVIFRPGHFPL
- a CDS encoding SDR family oxidoreductase; this encodes MSQILIVGGAGYVGAVLTRELLERGYAVRVADRLYFGDAGLRDIRDRIDLVVADMRALPPEAFRDVDAVVNVAGLSNDPTAEYNPTANHEMNTVATVRLAEQCRQAGVQRYVFASSCSIYDRGVTDEDRDVVLDETAEVRPRAAYATSKHEAEQRLLAMAGPDFCPVILRKGTIYGFSPRMRYDLVVNTFVKDALAKGAMTIYCGGEMWRPLLDVRDAARAYIACIEAEPALVGGQIFNVAFQNVRISELALRVRTALRAMGVSVDVVPDYSYRGVRSYRVSARKIQQRLGFNAKVDIEEAVREMAISIRQYHYEDFDNPRYYNIRWVQFLEEAERTVAVTGSVFGAPAQPAPRPRVVAARTSDS